One Nicotiana tomentosiformis chromosome 1, ASM39032v3, whole genome shotgun sequence genomic window, ACAGAACATATGGAGTACAGACTAACCATAGATAAGATCACTCCACAAACAAAAGAGTGGACCTCAAAAGTACAATTCATTGAGAAACCTCGGCCAAGGAAAAGTAAAGATGGAAAGACCCGATTCCAGATTGCTGTTGTCCAAGACGAAAATATAATTTTCTCTCTACCGTGCTATTTCTTCTTCTACTGTGTGAAATATAATTGCCATCaccattattttttaatttaaactaAAGAAAGAAACTTATCACCTTAAGTTATCATACAGTTTTTTATTTCTCCTTGCGCAAACTATATGTTAAGAAGTAAATATTATAAGAGCTCTCTGAAGTCAGATTTTACGCATTTACCATTCACTCATGCTTGATATTTTCTTGCCCAGCCTCTTTGGATTACCAAATTTTTGCGTTTCTGTTTTGGATTAATTACTTCCGCCCATTTAACCCTTGATTTGTCtaaaaggatatttttgcatTACTTTATGCACTTGCCCCGTTCGAAATTTTCCTTCATttacatataattatttttagctaCTAACATGACTAACCAGTTCTACTAAATTTTATACATTCTGGGAGCTACCGGTTTGGATTTTAGGAAGCCTTTTTGAAAATAATTACTGCATGTGTCATCATATCATTTGAATTTTATGCATGCTTACCATTTTTTACATGTGTGTTTTTTGCATCTCTCCGTATATTGGTATAAACAATATAGTTAGGCACTTTGCACCAATTAATATATCGAGCGAAAATGTAGATCTAAAGAAATATCATTGTAGCTGCTCTATGTTTGTATGCTCACTTGTTCCGTTGTGTTGTAGCTACACAATATATTGAACAATAATCGTCTCTTATGGGACTTATTTTGATTTGTAGTATCATTGTACAAATATTGGCCTCATAACAGAAGTAGCTAAAACCAGTGGCGGACCCGAGCAGTGgctagcgggttcaactgaatccgcttcacaaaaaaaataatactgtgtatatgtataaattaggattaaagctgtttaaattttgcataaatattttatttgaacccacttgacaactattATTTTACGATTAAATTTATATACTTCTAAAATTGAACCTGCTTGCATAAAATCCTGGATCCGCTACTGGCTAAAACTTATAGATTTTTTGGGGTTGTCACAAAAAGTTTCCCGAGTCAGTTTCTTCTCTCATTTAAACGTTTTAGACATATATAATTATTTTCCAGATTTTGTGATGCAACACAGTGGATTCTCTTTAGTTTTGTTGAATGAGATCTACATTTGAGAATGGGACATTCTTTAGTTCAAAGAGTCGAGCTGACTTTAGGTCAATGGTATGAAACAATTTTAGCTATGCTTTATGACTGACTAATATTCCTCCTCGGGCCCCTTTTTTGGTAGCGCTCTACAAATTGCAATTCCTGTATAGATTAGTTATCAATTGTGTTTCATGAGTTTGAGGCTGCTCATACTGTACTTGTTTACTATTTTAATATTTCAATATTTTGCATTTGTATGTCCCCATATGTTTATATGGATACACTTCTGCAAGAGTAGTTGAGTAAGTCATCATTCTATCAAAATGCAGGAAGAGCAAGTAGTCGATGTTCTGTACGGGGAAGACATAGAAAAGTATGCAGACAAGCTTACCCTGCTTTCCACTTACTTGATATCTACCTCAAAAGTGAGGGTTCCTTTACCCTACGGAGTACCTATCAACCGTTTTGAATGGGTTATTGACAAATTTACTGTCGTCGAGGAGGTGAAAGATGATAACATACAAGACCCACCGCTCCCACCGCCGACGAGGTTCAATATTGTACCCTTTGCATATTTGCACGAGCAACAACGATCGGTAACCATTATTTCACGCGTAGAACCCTCTGACAACTAAATTTATTTGTATCCTTACATTCTGAGACTGTATATATTGGTTTAAATTATAAGCCGCTTGCAATGTCCACTAAACAGACATAATTGCCATTGTGGTGAATTGTGGCTCGATAAAGTATGCTGGCGCTAATAGTAACAAGTGTAGTGAAATCATCGTAATGAATACCGAGTAAGTCTGTTGGCACTCTATTTACTTTATTACTTTCGCTACAGCTTGCAAAAAAACATTGCTACAAATATATAGCCAGATACTGTATGACGATGTCGTCTTATTCACTTGATTACTTTGGTTAGATACCTTCAATTAAGAAGTTATAATGTCATGAGATTATAATCTCAGCCATCTCCTCATCGGTGTCACCTTCTTCGACTAAAGTTGGCAGGAAGTATTGCACCTTGAGATTGATCTATGCCATTTGCCTTACCGTTTTGTTCAACAAATTTAATCATTCTATGAATAGAATAAGGCATAAGATCTCCAAAAAGAAATTGTATAGGCTTTCAGACATAATCCAGCTTTTTTGTCTTGACATTTTGAACTACAACATTTCAGTGATCACCATGGTTTAGTacaaatttttattttgtatattgGCCTAGGTAAAATCCAGCACTGCTCACGAGAAAAGAATGCAAAGAAGTCTGAAATGTGTCTATCACTGTTTATTTTAATGTGTCCATTGCTGCCTTTTTTAATGTAAACATTGACTGCTATCATCTGACACATCTTAGTCAAGAAGACTTCATTACTCAGTGGGAGATCAAAACTCCTCCTTTTCTATTGTCCATGTCATTTTTGTAGCTAAAACATGattcatatataatatgtgttAAGAAAGTTTGTTACTCATTTTAGAAGATCATCCATTGGAAAAGATTTTAATGCACAGCTAACTCTAATATATTAGATAAACGTGTCTCATTTCTTCAAATGCTCCAATATTTCCTCTTCTACGTCAGTTACAACTTTTTGTAGAAATTTGGTTGACAAAAAAAACTTAACAAAGAATGATAAAGTGCAATATATTAACATATGAAAAAATATTTAGATAAGTTCTTAAGTTCCTATATAGCCAGAAAAATTCTCTTCTCAATCCTTATACTCGGCAATCTATCAGGTAATTATTTGTTCTCTTTTTTGGGccctaaaatatatatttttactatGAATTCGCTGCGTAGATTTTAGAAAATACAGTGACAACTACATACTCCAGAAGTCATTAGTTCCAAACCGAAAAAAACTGTATAGGTCATGCTGCATTTGTTTGCTCAGACACGCAAGATGCATCATTTAAAAAACTCTTCTGCCAACCTTCGCTCTCCTGCGCAAACATGTTACTTACTTCTTATAGCTTTATTACTCTTGTTGACATTGTTAgacttgtattttttttattgggTAGTGTCACTTATTGTCCATTTCTTTTACTATAGTATGAGGCCTACTATCCTTACGCTGTGGGAAGACTTCGCCGACGCTGATGGAAGCATCCTCGCTGCACAGGTTGCTGAATATCCAATAATTGTAGCAAAACGAATTACGCGAACCAACTATGCTGGTATGGAAAACATTACACTTTTTTTTAGTACTGCAAGAGGTCTATTGTGAATTCTTTATCAACATAATGTGTCATATAGGATTATCATTGTCGACAAGGTACAACTCGGTCATACTGATAAATTCACCATATCCTCAAGTTGGAAGACTTCTAAACTGGTATGGAACAAATGTTGATATAATCAAATTTTATATTTCGTTAATCAGTTCATGCAAACTAAACATGTGCGGGTAAAACTAGATGGTCCAACATATGCAATTCCCTACTGTACTACTGTGTTTCCCTTCTTCTCAAAAAAAGGGACATACTTAGCAAGCTATAAGTTCAAAGATTTTCTCAGTTAATTACAAGTTTATAACAACTTGATATAAGTGTATCTTCATTGAAATGGTTTTGAACTACATTGCATCTCATTTTACAATATAACATTATGAGTTTACAATCTTAGAGCTTATATGCAAATTTTCTCACCAAAATAATTACTTGGGGATGTGTGACTTTGCCCTCATATTCAATGAGTATTTTGGTATGGTATATGTAACATTCGTAAGAACAACCAGTACTTGTATGAGCTTTCGATATTTACTGGCATCCCTTTGATCAGCTATGAAATAGCACTGCACCGCGTTGGTTGTTGGGGATAGTTGCTCTACAATATGACAAATAAGGTGATATCATTGTTCAATGTTGACTAGATTTCTGCAAAATTAACTTATTCTTCGAACAGGAACTGCTGCAGTCACTGAGGCTAATAATCATATTTTCTTATCTGTATTCTTACAATTTGTCTACACTATATGTCCACATACCATATATGTACTATGTGTTGGAGCTCTGGCCAGTTGAAAAATTATGTTATATGCATTATAACTGTGGTCAAATAAAagatgtaattttttttttgggtacTTTCTGTTCATTTTCCGTGTTATTGGTGTAATCTGCACAATAATTTGTCACTGAAACAGCCTATTCCTACTTTTTCCTACGTTTTTAAAGTTTGTCACAACCTTtttgtatcattttaaatctacCTCACATTTTGTTGCCATTGAAATGCCTCTATACACGTACAGGGTCAGAGACAACCGACCAAGATTGATGAGATACAGTCAGCAAAATTCTTTGGCGGTTGATTGGTCTCTGGTGCCTGCGGCAGAACACAATGATACTGTCCCAATTGCTGATATCCAGTCACAACCTCACGTATGTGTATTTCATGCATGTTAATATGTGTACATATAGAGTACTTTAGTATTTTTGTCCCAACTCAATAAATCTACTTCTATCTCCCTCTTTCACAGATACAACTCTTTTACGTGGAAGGTAAATTATCACTGCCGACTCACGACCAAGATTTCTATGAATTACTGTGTTCCCACTGCGGGCGGCAGTACAGAACTCATTCGCCAAAAATTATTCATTGTGCGAGCTGCAAGCAACGTACGATGTTAACATCCGGTATTGCGGCTTCGACTACGAACTTAATAAAATATGTTTGTTCGACATCTTCAAACAAAAAAAGGTTTCTGTCATTGGCTTTATGAAAATCAAATAACGTAAATTAATTGCATATTAGGGCTCGCTTTGAGGTTGTAATGACAGATGGCAGTGGATCAGCTGTTGCAACATTATTAGGCGAATTAGGAGAGAAATTTCTTGATATGACCGCCGCATATATCTGTGAAATAATCTCAGTTAAGGTACTTTGTTGATGGCGATAGGAGAAACTTTTTAAAACTATGATATCGTGAAAACAAATTTACTCTTAATTTTTCCAATTATGTCTTCCTTGATGTTTGCCTTTGTAGGAGATAACTGATATCTCAATTAATTAATTGACCTGCACGCAAATTGGACCAGACACCAACACTAAAAAAACAGAACTGCAAATCATCCAATACTTTCTCAAGTGTGATTAGAACAAACCATTCTTCTTAAATGTCTTTATTCTCCCTTCTAAAAATTCAAGAAAGTGTTTTGAAAGGACATTAACATTAACCCTTTGAAAATTCTTCGATTAAATCTCACTGGTAACTGAAAATTACAACCTAAAGATGAGTTCTTGATTATTTCTTTGGAGAtgaaaaaggagagaaaaaacAAAGAGTGAGAGACAAGAAGAGCATCAAAACGATGAAAAAATGAGATTTTGTTTGCTTGTATTAGGCAAAATGATGTTGACTTATGTTACCTTACACAACTACGTACTTTTTTGTTCCCAgcaatgcattcttgttaattgACTAACCCTAAGTTGTTACCCGACTATTCATTATTGCTTTGTTGGTTCATCATCCGACTTGTACTGCTTGGCAATGTTAGTTACTGTCGATGCAGAGAGCTTGTCAATAATTTTCTTACTAAAGTACTGATTATGTCTGCTTATACCTCCATTTCCACATGCCTGTCGAAAACTAAAATATCTCCTTTAGGTCGCTTAAATATTACAATTGGCTTCTTAAATTCATCATTAATGAAAAGATAGTTAAAGGCTATAGAAGCTTGAGGCCTCTGCATCCGAAGTACTTTATAGGCTTAAAACATCCAATTTAATTCAGAGTATATTATTTTTGACCACTATCTCGATGTGTTAAATTTATCTTTTTCTCTCCTGCAGGAACAACCATTACCTCTTGAACATGTTCGATAATGTCTTCCTCATAAACTCTTCAAGATACAACTGAGACAAATATTTTCTAGAACTTCTGACATGCGGTTGTTCATCGTGTCCTACTCTGTGAAGGAAAATTTATTTCAATTGCCCGCACCAGTCGCCTCTGAAGAAATTGGAGAGAGCCGTAACACTAAATTGGAAAATGTTGAGCTGAAGAAAGAGATAGAAAATGAAGACAGCAGTCACTCGAATGTGGAACAAGTTACACCCAGAAAAGAGCTGAAGAACGAGTTAACTACAGAAGGTGGCTCTTCTACCAAGAGGCAACAAACTGAACtggagcccccccccccccccccccacacacagaAAAAATGAAGGTTAATAAActttatttctattttttcattACTTTTTTCCATACTTAAAGGTGATAAACTTTTAGGAGCTTGTTATTGACGTAAGAGTAGCAGATTATAGTTAGCACAAACAACTCAAAAGAAActttaaataattataaaaaaaaaggcTATTGCATATTCCATTCCATTCTATATTCATTCATAAGCTCTAATTCGCTCACATTCATTCTCTCCAAAGAACGTCCTCCAGCAGCCAATCCAAAAAGAACAGACAGAGAAAGTAATAGTTTCATGCGACTCCTAATCTGCCTGCTGATTAGCATacattattgtgttgataatgtTGACAACCCATTGTTAGCTAAATTTCAAGTGCACTGCCTTTCATTAAACATCAGTAATATTCTAGTGTTCATTGATAGAAAAAAAATTCTCTAAGTTCCTATGATAATATATTACATAATTGTTGCATTGGCGGACTTATTTTGTTCATTTCAGTATTGTTACACTTTTTAGTACTACTTTATATGTACAGGTTTTCTAAGACATTCTTGTGCTTGAATTGATTTATACTTTCTACATTGCACTTTTATTTCCTTTGTACTGGTATAATTGACTAAGATTATGTAACATATTTTTCAATATAAATTGTGATTCACTGATAAAAGTTTTTAGCTGACGAAAAAAGGCATCATTGTAGATTTTACGTCTGTTTTGTTCGCGGGGTGTTATAACTCTTGTAAAATGCATGTACATACGTCTTCTCCTGCTATGTACATACGTGTTTGAAGATCGCTAGCTTGTGTTTGACATGTAATGCAAAGGACAACCCCTACTTTTTTCAGCTACCAAACATGTTGCCACTTGTTGTTTCTGACGTCCTTTTGTTTCCAATATTGCAGAAAATATGGACCATGCACTTCGCTTTGTGTAACTTACTGGCATGTACATTTATATTTTTGTTAGCCGGTAAAACATATTGGTGTTGTAACTGATGTAAATAGTGGGTTGAAAGACTAGCAGTAAATATGACCTCTTTTTTGGcttgaatttatttttttcgCTATGCTATATATCCAACTTTCTAAGACTAAATCGAAACAAACTTACTGCCATCCAAAGGATAAATTAAAGTGATCACGACGCTCTTCGTCTGAGATACCATAATGTTTAACAAATCAACTCATATATCTCAATACATAATTGATCAAAATGCAAGTTGCTCCCAAcagaaaataatttattttctttacaaATTAATGTAAGTTGCTATTTTTATGAAGTATTCCCACTAGTCTACACTATATACTAGTAAGTATCACGTTCAATTCTCGTTGCAACTCGATTATTTTGTTCCAaaaattttaattcatttttcattgAAATGATGTCCCATGTTTATCTTATTGATACCTCAAACTACTCTACCTTTAAAAAAAACTATTAAACTATTATTGCAAAACTACTCATTTTTACGAGATTTTATTTAAGATCCCGTTTGGCCATGAAatgttttttacttttttcgaaatcagtgtttggccggaaaattttctattttcacttgaaaatgaattttcgaattttttaaaaatttaaaaaactccaaaatgctgttttcaaaattttcactcaaatcactcacaaaaattcaaaaataacctaaaattatattcatgtccaaacacaactctaatttttatatccaaacacaaatctaattttcaaataccattttcacttgaattctttttcatatttttccggaattttacaattctttccaaacgcccacttaaagCATAGGACAATCCTGTACTtcattttaattagttttaaggGAGTTTTTCTTATATATACACTATGATAGGaacttattaaattattttctctAGGCTTTGTAGTTTTCAAAAAGTATCTAGATTTTTCTTACAAATTGTATACATTGCCCCTTAAAAAGCTCTTATCCCATGATTAATACCTTCAATTAAGGGATTCAATTATATCCTTTCCTTTTTTCACACTTCTGCTCATTTCATGTGTCCTAATTTTTTCGATAGTTGCACGTCTTCAACAAGAAGTTGGCAATTTTGCTTCAGTTGTTGAATGATTTtggttggaaccttcaaatactaGATATAATGTCATACTACATATTCTATGTTCCTATTATCCTTATAATGTTAGGAAAGTGATACTTAATCTAACAAATCCAATAATACATAACTGATTTCCATAATAGATACCAAAAAGATACCTTTTCTTTGCAGTTAGAAATCTATACACACGACATAGAagatgacaaaaaaaaaaaaaaaatc contains:
- the LOC117274828 gene encoding replication protein A 70 kDa DNA-binding subunit B-like isoform X2 — protein: MLHLFAQTRKMHHLKNSSANLRSPAQTCYLLLIALLLLLTLLDLYFFYWVVSLIVHFFYYSMRPTILTLWEDFADADGSILAAQVAEYPIIVAKRITRTNYAGLSLSTRYNSVILINSPYPQVGRLLNWVRDNRPRLMRYSQQNSLAVDWSLVPAAEHNDTVPIADIQSQPHIQLFYVEGKLSLPTHDQDFYELLCSHCGRQYRTHSPKIIHCASCKQRTMLTSGTTITS
- the LOC117274828 gene encoding replication protein A 70 kDa DNA-binding subunit D-like isoform X3, whose product is MLHLFAQTRKMHHLKNSSANLRSPAQTCYLLLIALLLLLTLLDLYFFYWVVSLIVHFFYYSMRPTILTLWEDFADADGSILAAQVAEYPIIVAKRITRTNYAGLSLSTRYNSVILINSPYPQVGRLLNWVRDNRPRLMRYSQQNSLAVDWSLVPAAEHNDTVPIADIQSQPHVYTTLLRGRNNHYLLNMFDNVFLINSSRYN
- the LOC117274828 gene encoding replication protein A 70 kDa DNA-binding subunit B-like isoform X4; protein product: MLHLFAQTRKMHHLKNSSANLRSPAQTCYLLLIALLLLLTLLDLYFFYWVVSLIVHFFYYSMRPTILTLWEDFADADGSILAAQVAEYPIIVAKRITRTNYAGLSLSTRYNSVILINSPYPQVGRLLNWVRDNRPRLMRYSQQNSLAVDWSLVPAAEHNDTVPIADIQSQPHIQLFYVEGTTITS